A genomic region of Thunnus albacares chromosome 4, fThuAlb1.1, whole genome shotgun sequence contains the following coding sequences:
- the hrh1 gene encoding histamine H1 receptor: MMKSGLSPSTDPLHLNTNSYVNNSNTSWSSLFDGDTLRSNQTLSLHVCFHNVLLGVFLGLLSLLTIIMNLLVLYAVKREKSLHTVGNLYIVSLSVADLIVGTTVMPLNLVYLLEDEWKLGRAVCQFWLIMDYVASTASIFSLFILCLDRYRSVRQPLRYLKYRTRGKASVMISGAWLLSLMWIIPILGWRSFTHVDLKPEDENKCDTDFRFVTWFKVITAVFNFYVPSILMLGFYMHIYLTVRQHLRDRERIIHPTDSFWENVNGQHTQTSEKNDCKSPKKECEGPVKLSKRLLDQNTLEQTYSLEDAEKTKTTPSGSHRKIGAKCQQTSLLAKTTKRLRMIPKAKRCSLSPGEKKLDSEIPLSRPQDVICSSFSPLLEKNNENKLQASLNECHVTVPNSVSGVCDINQGYTSVLYNNYDPRRSLPWTEEGVEDAQFDPANAVTLKQTWQRFIDQSRQRIQSLRIHKEHKAAKQLGFIIAAFMLCWIPYFIAFMVMAFCKDCVHHDLHMFTIWLGYINSTLNPFIYPLCNGNFKRIFKNILHIPL; the protein is encoded by the coding sequence ATGATGAAATCTGGTCTGTCACCTTCCACAGACCCTCTACACCTCAACACCAACAGCTATGTCAATAACAGTAACACAAGCTGGAGTAGCCTCTTTGATGGTGACACGCTGAGGAGCAATCAAACTCTGTCCCTCCATGTCTGCTTCCACAACGTCCTGCTGGGAGTATTTCTGGGActcctttctctcctcaccATCATAATGAACCTGCTGGTCCTGTATGCtgtgaagagagaaaagagccTGCACACTGTTGGGAACCTCTACATCGTCAGCCTGTCTGTGGCGGATCTGATTGTAGGCACCACAGTTATGCCTCTAAACTTGGTGTATTTGTTGGAGGATGAATGGAAGTTGGGTCGGGCTGTCTGCCAATTTTGGCTTATTATGGACTATGTCGCGAGCACAGCCTCAATTTTCAGTCTGTTTATTCTGTGTTTGGATCGGTACCGCTCTGTCAGACAGCCGCTAAGGTACCTGAAATATCGAACGCGGGGAAAAGCAAGTGTTATGATTTCTGGAGCCTGGCTGCTGTCGTTGATGTGGATTATCCCTATTTTAGGATGGAGGTCTTTCACTCATGTAGACCTTAAACCCGAGGATGAGAACAAGTGTGACACAGATTTCCGCTTTGTCACATGGTTTAAGGTTATTACTGCGGTTTTCAATTTCTATGTACCCTCAATTTTGATGTTGGGGTTTTACATGCACATCTACTTGACAGTGAGGCAACATttgagggacagagagagaatcatTCATCCGACTGATTCTTTTTGGGAAAATGTGAATGGACAACATACTCAAACATCCGAGAAAAATGACTGCAAATCACCCAAGAAGGAGTGCGAGGGTCCAGTGAAACTCTCAAAAAGACTGCTGGACCAGAACACTTTGGAGCAGACATACTCCCTCGAGGATGCtgaaaaaaccaaaactacTCCTTCCGGATCTCACAGAAAAATTGGTGCAAAGTGCCAACAGACGTCATTGCTTGCCAAGACAACAAAAAGACTCAGAATGATACCGAAAGCCAAAAGGTGCTCCTTGTCTCCTGGGGAGAAGAAGCTGGACAGTGAGATTCCCCTGAGTCGACCACAGGATGTAATTTGCTCGAGCTTTTCCCCTTTGCTTGAGAAGAATAATGAGAACAAACTTCAAGCATCTTTAAATGAATGTCACGTCACGGTGCCAAACTCAGTAAGCGGCGTCTGTGACATAAATCAGGGATACACCTCTGTGCTCTATAACAACTATGACCCCAGACGCTCTCTACCCTGGACCGAGGAAGGGGTTGAAGATGCTCAATTTGACCCAGCTAATGCAGTGACTCTGAAACAGACATGGCAAAGGTTCATCGACCAATCACGCCAGCGTATACAAAGCCTGAGGATCCATAAAGAGCATAAGGCAGCCAAGCAGTTGGGCTTCATCATCGCTGCTTTCATGTTGTGTTGGATACCATATTTCATAGCCTTCATGGTCATGGCGTTCTGCAAAGACTGTGTGCACCATGACCTTCACATGTTCACGATATGGCTGGGGTACATCAACTCCACTCTCAACCCTTTTATATACCCACTCTGCAATGGGAATTTTAAACgaattttcaaaaatattctgCACATTCCTTTGTGA